A stretch of Triticum aestivum cultivar Chinese Spring chromosome 1D, IWGSC CS RefSeq v2.1, whole genome shotgun sequence DNA encodes these proteins:
- the LOC123180731 gene encoding pseudo histidine-containing phosphotransfer protein 2 isoform X2 codes for MVPEMGYLDEQFNQLEELQDESSPNFVEEVVALFLKDSPRLLSNIEQTIGKYPQDFYRLDSLVHQLKGSGSSIGAVRMKNECSVFKAHCNDRNLEGCRRSLQKMKREHATLKQKLESYFQLLRQVGPREHAVNSRK; via the exons ATGGTTCCTGAAATG GGTTACCTTGATGAACAGTTCAATCAGCTGGAAGAACTGCAGGACGAATCAAGCCCCAATTTCGTTGAGGAAGTTGTGGCTTTGTTTCTGAAAGATTCGCCGAGATTGTTGTCAAACATAGAACAAACAAT TGGGAAGTACCCTCAGGATTTCTACCGGTTAGATTCTCTTGTGCACCAGCTCAAAGGCAGCGGATCCAG CATTGGAGCAGTGAGGATGAAGAACGAGTGCTCGGTGTTTAAGGCACACTGCAATGACAGGAATCTGGAAGG ATGCCGCAGGTCACTGCAGAAGATGAAGAGGGAGCATGCcactctgaagcagaagctggagtCATATTTTCAG TTACTGCGGCAAGTCGGGCCTCGCGAGCATGCCGTGAACTCAAGGAAGTAA
- the LOC123180731 gene encoding pseudo histidine-containing phosphotransfer protein 2 isoform X1 has product MDYSNLRRQITFMKKSFFDQGYLDEQFNQLEELQDESSPNFVEEVVALFLKDSPRLLSNIEQTIGKYPQDFYRLDSLVHQLKGSGSSIGAVRMKNECSVFKAHCNDRNLEGCRRSLQKMKREHATLKQKLESYFQLLRQVGPREHAVNSRK; this is encoded by the exons ATGGACTACTCAAATTTGCGTCGCCAAATTACCTTCATGAAGAAAAGTTTCTTTGATCAG GGTTACCTTGATGAACAGTTCAATCAGCTGGAAGAACTGCAGGACGAATCAAGCCCCAATTTCGTTGAGGAAGTTGTGGCTTTGTTTCTGAAAGATTCGCCGAGATTGTTGTCAAACATAGAACAAACAAT TGGGAAGTACCCTCAGGATTTCTACCGGTTAGATTCTCTTGTGCACCAGCTCAAAGGCAGCGGATCCAG CATTGGAGCAGTGAGGATGAAGAACGAGTGCTCGGTGTTTAAGGCACACTGCAATGACAGGAATCTGGAAGG ATGCCGCAGGTCACTGCAGAAGATGAAGAGGGAGCATGCcactctgaagcagaagctggagtCATATTTTCAG TTACTGCGGCAAGTCGGGCCTCGCGAGCATGCCGTGAACTCAAGGAAGTAA